The Thermostichus vulcanus str. 'Rupite' genomic interval TTATTGCGGAAGGGCATTTGGGTTTAACCTGCAACAGGCCTGTTCGAGTCACCCCTCCCAGTCCACGCTCATTGGGGATCCCGCCCATTGCCTGCCATTGTCCTACTGATTTTGGCGTTTAGCCTGATCCTGCGTCTGTTGATTGCGGCTGGGTTACCGCCTGGCTTTGACGAAGCCTATTACTACCTCTACACTCGCTATTTGGATTGGAGCTACTTTGACCATCCTCCCTTGGTGGCTTGGGTCACGGGGTTGGGGCCGCTGCTGACGGGGCAGGTGTCAGCCTTTTCCATCCGTTTGGGCTCTGTGCTACTGTTTACAGGGTCCTCTCTCCTCCTCTACCAGACAGCGGTTCACCTCTTTTCCGTTCGAGCTGGGTTGATCACCTTGGCGGTGGTCAATGTTGCCCCGATTCTGCTGGTGGGGTTTGGGGTACTCACGTTGCCGGATAGCCCGCTGATTTTTTTTATGTCGGCGACGCTGTGGGTGTGTGGCCGAGAATTTTTTCCTCTCCCTTCTCGCAGTCTGCAAGGGCAGTTTGGGCTATACGGGGCCACTCGGTACCAGCCGGGGCCCAGATTGGCGTTAATTGGGCTGTTGGTGGGCCTGGCCTGTTTGGGGAAATACCATGGGCTGGCGTTGGGGTTTGGTCTGGTGTTGTTTTGTTTGCTGAGCTCTCACCATCGGCGTGCCTTGGGGTCAAGGTGGACGCTCATGGCTGTGCTGGGTTTTTTGCTGGCCCTCAGCCCAGTGTTGCTGTGGAATGCCCAGCAGGATTGGGTTTCCTTTCGCTTTCAGGGGGGGCGGGCGTTGCCGCAGGCGGGGTATCAGCTGTGGGATCTGGCTCTGACGGCTGGGGTCGGGATCCTCTATTTGTTGCCCAGTTTGGGGATCCCCTTATGGCAGGTGAGTTTGGCCGATAGCGGACGGATTCTTCTGCAGACGGTACAAGGGCTACGCCTCACGGATGCGGATCTGAAGCGGCTGCTGATTCTGGCCTGTGGGTTACCGCTGGTGATGGGGTTCACGGTGATGGGGGGCTACCGCCAAATTTTGCCCACTTGGCCGATGCCAGGGTTTTGGGTCTTGACTTTGTTGTTGGGATCCCACTGGCAAGGGTGGGGGCGGGTGGGGCGTTGGTTGGTGGGTTCAGCACTGGTGGTGCTGTTGCTGGTGGGGGTGGGGTTGGCTCATGTGCGGTTGGGCCTGTTGCAGGCGCCGGGAGGGTTGGGACTGTGGCCGGTAGAGGCGGATCCCTCCACCCAGCTCATCGAGATCGAGCAGTTACGCCAGGCTTTTCAGACCGATGCTGCTCTGGCGGGGGCACTGGCGGAAGCCGACTTTATCTTTACCAATGCCTACTTTTTGGCAGGACAGATCGGTATGGCGCTGGCCCCCCTGACGGACAAGCCCCTCACTTGCTTGGATGG includes:
- a CDS encoding ArnT family glycosyltransferase, with the protein product MPAIVLLILAFSLILRLLIAAGLPPGFDEAYYYLYTRYLDWSYFDHPPLVAWVTGLGPLLTGQVSAFSIRLGSVLLFTGSSLLLYQTAVHLFSVRAGLITLAVVNVAPILLVGFGVLTLPDSPLIFFMSATLWVCGREFFPLPSRSLQGQFGLYGATRYQPGPRLALIGLLVGLACLGKYHGLALGFGLVLFCLLSSHHRRALGSRWTLMAVLGFLLALSPVLLWNAQQDWVSFRFQGGRALPQAGYQLWDLALTAGVGILYLLPSLGIPLWQVSLADSGRILLQTVQGLRLTDADLKRLLILACGLPLVMGFTVMGGYRQILPTWPMPGFWVLTLLLGSHWQGWGRVGRWLVGSALVVLLLVGVGLAHVRLGLLQAPGGLGLWPVEADPSTQLIEIEQLRQAFQTDAALAGALAEADFIFTNAYFLAGQIGMALAPLTDKPLTCLDGDLRGFAFWSEPQDWLGQDGLLITSELFRPSEGIPATYGDYFASLEPVADIPLLRAGAVAQTFQVYLARQMLRPYPRPYSRLR